Below is a window of Molothrus aeneus isolate 106 chromosome 14, BPBGC_Maene_1.0, whole genome shotgun sequence DNA.
CACAGttggccaggctgtgcctgctaTGGAGGCTGTCTTTTCTTGTCCCAGAGACACTGGCTTGCAACATCCAAGGGTGAGTTCTGCTGCTCCTACCTACTGACATATACCTGACTTGTGCATGCCACCTCACAGGTGTGCTGCACGACCAATTTGTGCCCCTTCCTGTCACCTGCTTCTGCAGCCCCTCCTACACCCCTCCTTACAAGAGAGGAGGATATCTACACAGGCTGATGAAAGCCAAGCCACTCTGCCTTCCCCTCAGCTCCACCACCAGCTATTGACTCAGGGATGCCCAGTAACTGTTACACAGGAGGAGAAACTCACCTCCTTTCCGGCCAGACTGCATCATCATGCGACGACGAACCGTGTCGAAAGGGTAGGAGACCAAACCAGCGACAGCAGTGACGGTCTGAGCAATCATCCAGCTGACAACAATGTGGGTATTCTTTGGGTCTGGAAGCATGCCTGCAGGAGAGAGGCTTTGATGAGAATGGCAGGTAAGCCACCAGCACTATCGAAATGCACTTCAGGCCTGCCGCAGCCCCGCATCTCCGTTTTTGTGCCGCTTGAGTCAACCTACCCTTGGCCGTGTCGTAGATGCCAAAGTAGGCGGCTCTGTAGATGATGATGCCCTGGACAGAGACACTGAAGCCCTGGTACAGGCCCCGAAGGCCATCTGAGCGGAAGATTTTGACCAGGCAGTCACCGAGCCCACTGAACTCCCGGTCGGCCCCGGCTTTACCCACATCCGCTGCCAGGCGGGTTCGGGCAAAGTCAAGGGGGTAGACGAAGCACAGGGAGGTCGCGCCGGCGGCACCCCCGGATGCCAGGTTACCGGCGAAGTACCGCCAGAACTGGGTTCGCTTGTCCACGCCGCCCAGGAAGATCTGCTTGTACTTATCCTTGAAAGCGAAGTTGAGGGCCTGGGTGGGGAAGTACCGGATCACATTGGCCAGGTTGCCGCGCCAAAATGAGAGGATGCCCTGCTCCCGCGGGATGCGCACCACGCAGTCGATGATGCCCTTGTACTGCTTGTCGGCGGAGATCTGCTTGCTGGCGTGCTGCACCTGCAGGGGCCGACACGCCGCCGTCAGCGCCGCTCCCCCGCGAGCCCCCGGcccaccgccgccgccgccccccctCTCCTTGCGGCGACCTTGGGACAGCCCCGGCCGCCGGCGCTCACCTGCAGCAGTAGCTTGACCCTCTCGATGGGGGCGACGGCGGTCTTGGAGATGGCGGCCGCCACCCCGCCGGCGAGGAAATCCTTGGCGAAGGACACGGCCGCATCGGTCATGGCGGGAGCGGCGCGAGCGGGAAGCGATGCCGGGCGAAGGAGGCGGGAGGCGGCGCTGAGGGGGCGCCGCAATGGCCGTTAATATAGGGGCTGGGCGCGAGCGTGGGCGGGGCGCACGTCCCGCACGCCCATTGGCTGCGGCAGGGGGCGTGGCCGCCGCAGGGGGACGGGGCCGCCGTTGGAACTGGTGGGGGGCACATGGCCGCGGTGACGGGAGCGCCGCACGGGGAGCCCGGCATGGAGCACACCGGGACGGCACATCCCGGGAtggagcacacagggacaggacatcCCGGGATGCGGCACACCGGGACGGGACATCCCGGGATGGGGCACACCGAGACGGGGCACCGCGGAATGGGGGATCCCGGATAAAGCACACCGGGACCCGGCATCACGGCGTGGAGGATCCCACCAGCACCGCGGGCAGGACACGtacgcggccccggcccggtcACACcgcctgtccctgccccgggCACAGCACATGGCGGTGACGGGGCCATTCGGGCCCTCTGCGCCATCCCAATGCTATGGCGACAGCAGCcgggctcagcacagctggagcgGGGCGGGCTTGAGGCTGCCTTATTCACGGACACGCTGAGGCCCCATCTCCGTCCCCGCAGCCGAGACCCCGCTCTCAGCCCTCGGGCTGCTGTCACCCCGCGCACAGCCGTGACCGAGCTCCAGGTCGCCTATATCCTTGTGCAGCCCCAGCGCTGAGCTCAGCTGAGACGCtcggcacagcccagctggtaCCACCCGTCCCCatgacacagcagcagccaaaccTCACTCGAGTACAGCTTCACCTGTCCGAGAGTTTGGCCTTGCTATTGACTGGTTCTTCATGGTCATACACCATTGCACATGTTAGTGATCCACTGATGAAGGGCTTTCTTTCAGTGAcatcttaaatattttagtgCTGCCTTTGGGGATTTATCACGTGTATTTGTGATTACAAAGGACAGGCTTGGTTGATAAAAGGCTAGTTAGTGCCTGATAGGTCATAGGAGTGCACTACGATACAAAGGTGGTAGTAGCACATCAGAAACAAGTTAGAGATAACTTTTTGACTCACTTGACTCTTACAAGGTTTGAAGAGTTGATCAGACATTCATATGTACCCATTCaatatttaaaatctatttagAAATACAGTGTTGGTACAAAACATACAGGTATGCTTGGACAAGGCGAGAAATCCTCTCCTCCCCAACATGCTTACAAATCACATCTCCACATCCATACATGTCCAGTAAGTCTCAGTATTATTACCTGTACTGTGCCCATGggaaaactgaggcacagagaaagaaacatgATCACTAGGCAGGCTGATTAGAACCAAAAGCACTTACAGCCTCAGTGTGATGCATGAGCCACCAGATCTGCTCTCTACcatcttaatttttttgctttctatGCCTGCATTTctttgctgagaaaaaaatcagtatgaAGCACCActgcagcagaacagagcaAGTCCATTAAGAGAGACACTGCAAGACTTCAGCTGTAAGATACATCAACAATTAGTTCTAGGTGCAAGGCAGGCCTTAAGTTATCCCAAATCTTTCTGCAAGTTTCTCTCCACAGTTACAGACTGCTCTTGCATGGATATGCCAATGCCTCATCCTGCTGTAACATGTTCTAACCGAGCACTTTctgagatttatttattttcacccATCAGGGGTTACAAACAGTGCAAAAACACAGCTGAGAAGCTGTGTAAAGCAGcaaaggctgtgctgagcccaggctgctgcagctcaggctggagccagTGTGCACACACCTTCTGGGCTGCTGTGACTCCCGTGctgccaggggcacagccagCTTCCCACATGGACATGGGCTTTGGGTTTTCTATCAGaaggcactgggatggggctgctccACAGCTGAACTTCTACACAGGAACTGGAGCAACACCATGGCTCCTCAGGTATAATATGAGATAATATTTTGTTGTCCAAAAGCTCCCAAGAGGCCCATCTGTGGCAGTGGCACTGGCAGTAACCTGGTGCTCTTGCAGAGGTTCCTTCCTACAGGACCTgtgtgcagcccctggagcccagGGTTCCAGGGATCAATCACAGGGGGTGTGCATGGTGCTATTCTCTGTGCAAGTTCAGGGCAGCATAGTAGGCTTAGGTCTGTACACTGGAACTAAAAGtggtttaataaaaaaatagagcTTTAAAAGTACCTAAACAACATGACAGAGTTTGTGGCTCTGAAATATCTAACACATTTAAGAACTGCATTTTCcaggaaatatttcagttaGAGGActtcaggaaattatttttcaaagtgtGAAGTAATTCACATACATGCAGTAACAATGCACGAGAAAGGGAGGAATATTTTTGAGTATGCACTTAAGTTTTCAAGATTGTCATTCCAGTATATTACAGTCCATTTTGCACATTACAGTTCTGTCTTAGCaaaagcacagctgcagcagcataCATTCATCTTTGTGCTGGAGATtcagataaaaatattattctcaAGTACATCTCAAAAACTAAGGAGTGGATTTGGGAGTGTTTCTGAACTAAGACTAATTCTGACTCTGTAGAATGCCATGTCCACACAGTATCACTAAAAACCCTGGAGATTTCAGTAGAAATTCTTGCATGTTGCATatgttttattctgttttattatttttggctGACTTGGTATCTCAGATTGTTTAAGCAAATCCATTTTCTTAATGCTTTTGGAGACAATTTATACTCCCATCTCTATTCTCTTGCCTTTCTGCACCTGGTTTAATCTCAAATGGctattcagttttaaaaagcaCCTAAAATAATGCCATTTCAAATTCAGTAGTACAGAGTTTTCAAACTAGTTGCATCTTTCCTCTTCAGTATGTGCTTGCCAGACATATTCTTTACATCCATTCAGCAAATAcaatacagatttattttttcctgtcacAGGTGTCTCACTGAAGTCCACTGAAATGTCAGTACCTGTAGCTCAGCATGTCTTTCTTGCAAAGGTATTTCTGTATCTGCAGTGGACACTCTGATGTCAGTTTTCAAGTGCTGATTTCCTTGGCTCAAAGTTTTCCCTTCGGAGGAGCTTTAATTCTCTCAGTTCTTGTGGGTGTAAGCTCTGGTCAACACCAGGTGTTAGCTTGTAATTTAAAGGAGATTGAATATAACCATTTCTGTAGAGACAAACCCGCTTGCAGAATTCAAAGGTGCTAAACATAACACCAAAGTATGGCACAATCTgataaaaaagcaataaaagaaaaaaaaattagactcACTAGCAGCATCCATAGCttagatgttttaaaataaggGAACTTCTAGGACTTCAGATCTGATCTAATAATAGACCTTGTCCTCGTTTATATAAAATCAGTCTCATCTCAAGCtatgctggcagctgcagtgtgctAAAAGTAGGAGTTTATTGTTGTTACATAACTAATTATAGCAATACTGGGAGAAAGAAGGTCTATGCTACCCAACAGATTACCAGAACTTGTCAAATACCCAAGTACATCCTAAGCATCTCAGCAAATCCTAGCAGGAAATGTGGAATTTAATCTACATACACTGGAGTGACTCcacaattttcttcttttcccccatgcagacccagcagctccagagccactGGCTTTGTATCAGCCAAGGTAAGGCAGTCACAGGCAGGCCATCACAATCAATCCTACTGTCACTCAATTAGCACTCATTAGCTGACCTGTAGTACTCTGTGTAGGTAATCCTCATCACAGCACTGTAAAACGTGTTTATGTAAATTAAATTACCTTCTGTTTAAGCTACCATGCTTTATTTCATGCTTTCAACTCAGCAAAGGCTGCAGTAACTGATACACATGCATTAAAGAGCTGGCTCAAAGCACTGCTTTGGACTTCTGGCCAAGTGGCTTTTACAAGCACACTTTTTTTTACAGCTCACTACAACATGTCAAATGACTGAAGCTCAGGTCAGAAGCAGAACTTGTTTAGCTGCCCTAAGTGGATTGCTTGCAATCCCCCATCCACTGCACACCTTGTGTGCTAGGAGCACCCACTTCTTCAAAGATGTTGAAATGAA
It encodes the following:
- the SLC25A5 gene encoding ADP/ATP translocase 2, which codes for MTDAAVSFAKDFLAGGVAAAISKTAVAPIERVKLLLQVQHASKQISADKQYKGIIDCVVRIPREQGILSFWRGNLANVIRYFPTQALNFAFKDKYKQIFLGGVDKRTQFWRYFAGNLASGGAAGATSLCFVYPLDFARTRLAADVGKAGADREFSGLGDCLVKIFRSDGLRGLYQGFSVSVQGIIIYRAAYFGIYDTAKGMLPDPKNTHIVVSWMIAQTVTAVAGLVSYPFDTVRRRMMMQSGRKGADIMYSGTLDCWRKIARDEGSKAFFKGAWSNVLRGMGGAFVLVLYDEIKKYT